ggagcggggaacggcggcggaaaaggcgcccggcggccatggaaggcagCCATGAACGGCGCAGCCGTTCCGGTCAAAATAGTGCACGATTAAAGGGGAGATtagggggaaaagggagaggaacgaaaggggattaattccccccaattaattttggaatcccatgcttgaatcgcgcggatttgagggaggaatggcgctagggtttacgggagaaagaggaaggaggccggcggctggaggtcgGGGACACgcctgacaggcgggacccacgcgGGAGGCGCGCTCAACGCGCGTGCGGCGCACGTGCGCGGGAAGGGAGCGGCTcagcttgggccgggcggccggcccaggaggagatgagggagaggcggcccgggggagagagggaggaggagggagtgggccaggagggggaggcccaagaggagggagagaaggagagggagagaaagagagggaggaagggaggactttggccgcgggccgagggagagagagggaggctttgggccagacttggcccaaaggaaaaggaggattatttttaggttttctttttaataaactttgataattgtttttgttgcttaataattattttcggtgctctgaaaattcaagtaaaatttgagggctccttttagaccaaggagaatttaacaaaaattctccgggccacgttcgaatttttcttgcacgtattttagtgtttgccaatttcatttcgaattttaattaattctattattccttttagcgaatgatttttaattttgggatgaatttatcaggacgtgacagaagTTGAGGATGAGGATGGCGAAGTCTTTGGTCGTGATGACACAATGGACTATAGAACCATCATTGTGCAGCGGGTGCTCAGCACGCAGGTACAGCAGCATGACAGGTTGCAACGCCATAATTTGTTTCAGATTTTTTTCGTCATCAACAACCGTCGTGCACGTGTGATCATTGATGGAGGTAGCTGCAACAACTTGGTGAGTTCTGATTTGGTCAAGAAGCTTGGCTTGACTACACGTACACATCCACATCCTTACCATATTCAGTGGTTAAACGATTCCGGAAGAGCAAAGGCAATACAGGTTTGTAGGGTTTCGTTTTCCATTGGCTCATATGCAGATTTTGTTGATTGCGATGTGGTTCCTATGAAAGCTTGTTCATTTTTGCTGGGGCGTCCTTGGGAACATGATAATGATGCTACACACCATGGTAGGAGTAATAAATACACTTTTGTGCATAATGGGAAGAAAATTACTTTGCTACCTTTGACCCTTCCTGAAATTGTAGAAGCTGATAAAGAACGAGCTGCTAGTTTGAAACTTGATGAATCTGAAAATCAGCAAGTGGCTAAATCTGTTTTTCCACCTAAAAAGGATAAGCTTTCACCTAGTTCTAAGGTTGAGGGAATTAAGTTGAAGGGTGGTGTTATGCTTGCAACGAAATGTGACATTGCTGATATTTCAAATGATGATATGCGCTATTTCTTGATATGCAAACAAGCCTTGGTTTCTTTAGATGATATTGCTAGTTCGATACCTCCTGttgttactaaccttttgcaggagtATGAGGATGTCTTTCCAGCTGAGATACCCCCAGGATTGCCACCCATGAGAGGGATAGAGCATCAAATTGATTTGATTCCAGGAGCATCATTGCCAAACCGTGCTGCTTATCGAACCAACCCAGATGAGACTAAGGAAATTCAGCGGCAAGTTCAAGACCTTTTGGACCGCGGGTATGTACGTCAAAGCCTTAGTCCCTGTGCAGTTCCTGTAATTTTGGTTCCTAAGAAAGATGGTTCTTGGTGaatgtgtgttgattgtagagcCATTAATAATATTACTGTCCgatatcgtcatcctattcCCAGGTTAGACGACATGCTTGATGAGTTGTGTGGCTCTATTATTTTCACAAAGATTGACTTGCGTAGTGGCTATCACCAAATTAGAATGAAACTTggagatgaatggaaaacagcttttaaaactaaatttgGTTTGTATGAGTGGTTAGTAATGCCTTTTGGTTTGACTAATGCACCTAGTACTTTAATGCGCTTAATGAATgaggttttaaggccttttatTGGACGATTTGTGGTAGTGTACTTTGATGACATATTGATTTACAACAAGTCTTTGGATGAACACATGGATCATTtacgtgctgtttttaatgctctACACGATGCACGTTTGTTTGCTAACTTTGAAATGTGCATCTTTTGCACGGAACGAGTCTCTTTTCTTGGATATGTTGTTACTCCATAGGGAATTGAGGTGGATGAGTCAAAAATTGAAGCCACAAGGAGTTGGCCGGTTCCCCAAACCATCACACAGGTGAGGAGCTTTCTTGGTCTTGCAGGATTCTACCACCGTTTCGTCAAAGATTTCAGTACTTTTGCTGCACCATTGAACGAGTTGATGAAGAAAGGGGTGGTCTTCCATTGGGGAAAGACACAGGAGAAGTCCTTTGACACTTTGAAGGACAAGCTTACACATACACCTTTGCTACAACTTCCAAACTTTGGTAAGACTTTTGAGTTagaatgtgatgctagtggaGTTGGCATTGGaggtgtgttgatgcaagatggTAAGCCTGTTGCATACTTTAGCGAGAAGTTGCATGGTCCTGTTTTGAATTATTCCACGtatgataaggaattgtatgCTCTTGTACGTTCCTTAGAGACGTGGCGTCATTATTTGTGGCCTAAAGAATTTGTTATTCACTCTGATCACGAATCGCTTAAATATCTTCgctctccacaaaaatgaccggagcaccccaaggtgaagtacttggtcgaatgtaccctttctgcagttgcttgtcaacctgcttcttgacctctgtcgcgtcccaaaacgaccctaaaatatatcctttaaattatgcctagaataattaaaatacttgtgaaagccttcaaaaattaaaatgtgcaaagttaaaagtcaattaaggcttggaggatttttgtatatttcctaaaagcctaaaatgtgtaaataaattttagtagaattttcagagcacaaataataattattaagaaataaacaaagttaaaatgattttataaaaagaaaaaccttca
This window of the Oryza sativa Japonica Group chromosome 4, ASM3414082v1 genome carries:
- the LOC136355978 gene encoding uncharacterized protein; translation: MSLYYAILWNPCALAYLLCGLLSMSYAHSCNNHQTSVEDKGSRRRRRLAYTPVELPVGVELKPSLDRYSAAVFFSFDVTEVEDEDGEVFGRDDTMDYRTIIVQRVLSTQVQQHDRLQRHNLFQIFFVINNRRARVIIDGGSCNNLVSSDLVKKLGLTTRTHPHPYHIQWLNDSGRAKAIQVCRVSFSIGSYADFVDCDVVPMKACSFLLGRPWEHDNDATHHGRSNKYTFVHNGKKITLLPLTLPEIVEADKERAASLKLDESENQQVAKSVFPPKKDKLSPSSKVEGIKLKGGVMLATKCDIADISNDDMRYFLICKQALVSLDDIASSIPPVVTNLLQEYEDVFPAEIPPGLPPMRGIEHQIDLIPGASLPNRAAYRTNPDETKEIQRQVQDLLDRGYVRQSLSPCAVPVILVPKKDGSW